Sequence from the Gemmatimonas sp. genome:
TCATGGCGAGTCCGTCGCGCAGCGATTCGATGCGGGAGAGCACGATGGCCACGATGCTCCCCACGAGCAGCGCGTCCACCAGCAGGCGCGCCCCATCCTTCCACTCGCTGGGCAGCGCGGCCGGATCGGCGTTGCGGCGAATGGCCTGCAGCGGCGACACACGGCGCAGCGCCAGGAGCGGGCGCAGCGCAAAGACCAGCGACACCCACACGCCGGTGGCCAGCCCCAGCAGCAGCGGGCGTGGTTCGAGGGCGATGGTGACGTCGACCGGGAGGAAATCCCCCATGACCTGCGGCAGGAGGAACTGCACGGCTACCCCCAGGGCGGCGCCGGCGGTGGCGCCCACGAGCCCCATGGCGGCAGCCTGCACCACGTAGAGCGCCAGCACCTGGCGGCTCGTGGCGCCCAGGCAGCGCAGGACGGCAACGGTGTCGATCTTGGCCGAGACAAAGGCATTCACCCCGCTCGCCACGCCAATGCCCCCGAGCAGCAGGGCAATGAGCCCGATGATGCTGAGAAAGTCGGCGAGGCGTGCCACCGCTTCGGTGAACTCCCGTTCGGTATCGGCCACAGTGCGGACACGAACGCGGGTGCGCGGCGCCGTGGTGGCTGCCGGCGCCGCCGCGGCGCTGTCGCCGGCCGCGGCGGTGGTGTCACGCGCTCCCTCCTCGTCCTGGCCGCCGGGCGCGTTGCGCTCACGTTCGCCGCGGGCTTCCGCGGCCTCGATGCGGGCCGCTTCCACCGGGTCGATGCGCCGGCGCAAGGCGCGGGCAACCTGCGCTGCCGGCTTGGGCGTGGCCTGCGCCGCGGGCAGCTTGAGCACCAGTTCGTATTCAGCGCGGCTGCCGAACGACAGCAGCCCCATTTGCGGGAGCCACCGGTCGGAGACGTACACCCGCGGGCCGATCACTGCGGTAATGCCGGCATCCCCGGGAACGTTGCCCAGCGTGCCGCCAATCGTGAACGGCTGCTGCCCCAGCTTGAGCCGGTCCCCCACCTTGGCGTCGAGGGCGATGAGCAGCGAGGCGTCGACGAACACGAGCGTGTCGTCGTGCACCTGCGACCAGCCGTTGGCCGGGACGGTCTCGATGGCGCCGTAGAATGGGTATCCCGGCGAGACCGCCCGCACCTGCACGAGGCGCGTGCCCCCCGAGGGCTCGGCGAGCGCCATGGAGGCAAAGGTGGTCACGCGCGAGGCCGGCACGCCGGCGGTGCGCAGCGAATCGGTGAGGGTGTCGATGACAGCGGGGAACTTCGCGCGGGCCTGCAGCGACAGGTCGCCGCCCAGCAGGGTCCGCGACTGGTCACGAATGGAGCGCGTGACGTTGCCGGCAAAGGAGTCGATGGCCACGAGCGCCGCCACGCCGAAGGCAATGGACGACATGTACAGCGCAAGCCGCCGACGCGCCGTGCGGCTTTCGCGCCACGCCAGCCGGAGCAGGGTCTGGACGGTCATGCGGGGGTGTGGTGCACGTCTTCCACCATCACGCCGTCCTTGAGGCGAATGGTCCGCTGTGTGCGCGCCGCGAGGGTCACGTCGTGGGTGACGAGCACGATGGTGCAGCCGCGTTCCCGGTTGAGCGCCTGCAGCAGCTCCACGATGCGTTCACCGGTGGCACCGTCCAGGTTGCCCGTGGGTTCGTCGGCAAAGAGGATCTTGGGGTCGTTCACGAAGGCGCGCGCAAGGGCCACGCGCTGCTGCTCACCGCCCGAGAGCTGTTGCGGGAAGTGGTGCGTGCGGTCGCCCAGCCCCACGCGCGCGAGCAGGTCGCGGGCACGCGCCGCCGCCTCACGCACCGGGACGCGCCCGGCCAGTTCGAGCGGCACCTGCACGTTTTCGAGCGCCGTGAGGGTGGGGATCAATTGAAAGCTTTGGAAGACGAACCCAACTTTCTCTCCCCGGAGGCGTGCGCGGGCATCTTCATCGAGGCGGCCGAAATCCTCGCCGTCGAGGGATACCGTGCCGCTCGACGGGGTATCGAGACCGGCGAGCAGGCCGAGCAGCGTCGTCTTGCCGCTGCCGGAGGGGCCGACAATGGAAACGAACGCCCCGGCCGGTACCTCGAACGACACGTCACGCAGCACCGTGAGGCGCTGGGTGCCGCTCAGATATTCCTTGGTCAACCCACGAGCGACGAGCATGCGAAGACAGAAGAGGGAAGAGGGACACTGCCGCTGGCGCACCGCCGCCATGGTGGTGACGCTTGCCGGAGCGGGACTGCTGGGCGCGTGTGGTGCCGGGGCATCGGGCAATGCAGCGGCTGCCGGTACCAACGGAGGGGGCGCGCCAACGGATTCAGCGAATTCCGCCGTGGGCGCACCTGCCGTGGGGGAGAATACACCAGCCGGGGCCAATGGCGCCCCCGCCGGGGCGCGGCGGGTGGTGCTGCTGGGGACGAGTCTGACGGCGGGGCTGGGGTTGCCCCCCGAACAGGCGTATCCCGCCTTGCTGCAGGAGAAGGCCGATTCGGCGCAGCTGCCCGTCACGATCGTGAACGCCGGGTTGAGCGGCGAAACGTCGGCCGGGGCGGTGCGCCGCGCGGCGTGGGTCCTGGAGCAGCCGGCGGCGGTGGTGGTGCTGGAGGTGGGCGCCAACGACGGCCTGCGCGGGGTGGACCCTGACAGCACCTACGCCAACCTGGTGAAGCTGGTGCAGATGGTGAAGGCCCAGCGCCCCGAGGCCAAGGTGGCACTGGTGCAAATGGAAGCCCCGACCAACCTTGGCGCCTCCTATACCCGTCGTTTTCACGACGCCTACGGGCGGGCCGCCCGCGAAACCGGGGTCCCGCTGTGGCCCTTTCTGCTGG
This genomic interval carries:
- a CDS encoding FtsX-like permease family protein, with amino-acid sequence MTVQTLLRLAWRESRTARRRLALYMSSIAFGVAALVAIDSFAGNVTRSIRDQSRTLLGGDLSLQARAKFPAVIDTLTDSLRTAGVPASRVTTFASMALAEPSGGTRLVQVRAVSPGYPFYGAIETVPANGWSQVHDDTLVFVDASLLIALDAKVGDRLKLGQQPFTIGGTLGNVPGDAGITAVIGPRVYVSDRWLPQMGLLSFGSRAEYELVLKLPAAQATPKPAAQVARALRRRIDPVEAARIEAAEARGERERNAPGGQDEEGARDTTAAAGDSAAAAPAATTAPRTRVRVRTVADTEREFTEAVARLADFLSIIGLIALLLGGIGVASGVNAFVSAKIDTVAVLRCLGATSRQVLALYVVQAAAMGLVGATAGAALGVAVQFLLPQVMGDFLPVDVTIALEPRPLLLGLATGVWVSLVFALRPLLALRRVSPLQAIRRNADPAALPSEWKDGARLLVDALLVGSIVAIVLSRIESLRDGLAMTGGIVAVVLILWLAATALIALARRSTHPSWPFPLRQGIANLHRPANQTRAVTLALGFGAFLLSTVYLVQANLLGRVQTTADAAAGNLLLFDVQDDQAAPLDSMLRVRQHPIVQQTPIVTMRVEAINGTPVAKLQGDSTVRRAGWSLRREYRSTYRHDMQSSEKLVSGTWFPDSAALATQRAADPSRPFLLSLEQDLARDMGVTLGDTITWNVQGVPVTTVLTNTRSVNWGRFEANFFAVFEPAALRRAPQQYVIVANVPTGAPLAEIQRDIVRRYPNVSSLDLTLVKQTIGAIVDRVTLAIRFLGLFSLAMGVPVLFSAVAATRRARLREGVLLRTLGASRTQVARVLLAEYGALGALGALTGMVLSFGGAWAITTFVFEDPFDPAVGPTLLIAGGMLLLTMTIGLLTSRDVYRETPMIAIREPG
- a CDS encoding ABC transporter ATP-binding protein, encoding MLVARGLTKEYLSGTQRLTVLRDVSFEVPAGAFVSIVGPSGSGKTTLLGLLAGLDTPSSGTVSLDGEDFGRLDEDARARLRGEKVGFVFQSFQLIPTLTALENVQVPLELAGRVPVREAAARARDLLARVGLGDRTHHFPQQLSGGEQQRVALARAFVNDPKILFADEPTGNLDGATGERIVELLQALNRERGCTIVLVTHDVTLAARTQRTIRLKDGVMVEDVHHTPA
- a CDS encoding arylesterase, coding for MRRQKREEGHCRWRTAAMVVTLAGAGLLGACGAGASGNAAAAGTNGGGAPTDSANSAVGAPAVGENTPAGANGAPAGARRVVLLGTSLTAGLGLPPEQAYPALLQEKADSAQLPVTIVNAGLSGETSAGAVRRAAWVLEQPAAVVVLEVGANDGLRGVDPDSTYANLVKLVQMVKAQRPEAKVALVQMEAPTNLGASYTRRFHDAYGRAARETGVPLWPFLLDGVAGVARLNQGDGIHPNAEGARVVAGTVWGAMGPLLRELVAP